In Arthrobacter sp. B3I4, the following proteins share a genomic window:
- a CDS encoding helix-turn-helix transcriptional regulator, whose product MVRLPLSPAEVQRGQRLGALLRAARGERSMLDVALAAGVSPETLRKIETGRVATPAFPTIAALADVLGLSLDEVWNELKRRDGTVGLAS is encoded by the coding sequence ATGGTTAGACTGCCGCTCTCCCCCGCCGAGGTCCAGCGAGGACAGCGCCTGGGTGCCCTGCTCCGGGCGGCAAGGGGCGAACGATCAATGCTGGACGTGGCCCTGGCCGCGGGAGTCTCCCCGGAGACACTGCGGAAGATTGAGACCGGCCGGGTGGCCACCCCGGCCTTCCCGACCATAGCGGCGCTGGCCGACGTTCTCGGGCTTTCCCTGGACGAGGTCTGGAACGAGCTGAAACGGCGTGACGGCACCGTCGGGCTGGCGTCCTAG
- a CDS encoding regulatory protein RecX, with amino-acid sequence MTASKPPGPELDADADPASAARAIVLRQLSNSPKSRLQLSRKLAERNIPEDVAEAVLDRFEEVRLVDDTEFAELWVRSRAQNRKLARGALRRELAEKGIDDDTAACALAQVSDEQEETAARELVERKLRSLRGLGDASERDKAVRRLASMLARKGYQPGQAFRIVNEVIDAALQDDGQAGL; translated from the coding sequence TTGACGGCTTCTAAGCCACCGGGGCCGGAGCTGGACGCCGACGCGGATCCCGCGTCGGCGGCCCGCGCCATCGTCCTGCGGCAGCTGAGCAACTCGCCCAAAAGCCGGCTGCAGCTCTCCCGCAAGCTGGCCGAGCGCAACATTCCGGAAGACGTCGCCGAGGCGGTCCTGGACCGCTTCGAAGAGGTCCGGCTCGTTGACGACACCGAGTTCGCGGAGCTGTGGGTGCGGAGCCGTGCGCAGAACCGGAAGCTCGCCCGGGGCGCCCTGCGCCGGGAGCTGGCCGAAAAGGGCATCGACGACGACACCGCCGCCTGCGCGTTGGCGCAGGTCAGCGATGAGCAGGAGGAAACCGCCGCCCGGGAACTCGTGGAGCGCAAGCTCAGGTCCTTGCGTGGCCTCGGGGATGCGTCCGAGCGGGACAAGGCCGTGCGGCGACTGGCGTCCATGCTGGCCCGGAAGGGGTACCAGCCGGGTCAGGCCTTCCGCATCGTTAACGAGGTCATCGACGCCGCGCTGCAGGACGACGGGCAGGCGGGTCTCTAG
- the recA gene encoding recombinase RecA: protein MAAAPDRQKALDAALAQIDKQFGKGSVMRLGDEVRAPIEVIPTGSIALDVALGIGGLPRGRVVEIYGPESSGKTTVALHAVANAQRQGGIAAFIDAEHALDPEYAAKLGVDTDALLVSQPDTGEQALEIMDMLIGSGSLDVIVIDSVAALVPRAEIEGDMGDSHVGLQARLMSQALRKITGRLSQTKTTAIFINQLREKIGVFFGSPETTTGGKALKFYASIRIDVRRIQTLKEGADSVGNRTKAKIVKNKMAPPFKIAEFDIIYGQGISREGGIIDMGVEHGLIKKSGSWFTYDGDQLGQGMENSRRFLRDNPELAAELERLIKEKLGVGVKAADPEESPKLKAVDGF from the coding sequence ATGGCCGCAGCCCCGGATCGCCAGAAGGCGCTCGACGCAGCGCTTGCCCAGATTGACAAGCAGTTCGGCAAAGGTTCCGTCATGCGCCTGGGCGATGAAGTCCGTGCGCCCATCGAGGTCATTCCGACCGGCTCCATTGCCCTGGACGTGGCCCTCGGAATCGGCGGCCTGCCCCGCGGCCGCGTGGTCGAGATCTACGGCCCCGAGTCCTCCGGTAAGACCACCGTCGCGCTGCATGCCGTAGCCAACGCCCAGCGCCAGGGCGGCATCGCCGCGTTCATCGACGCCGAGCACGCGCTCGACCCGGAATACGCCGCCAAGCTCGGTGTCGACACCGACGCGCTCCTGGTTTCCCAGCCGGACACCGGTGAGCAGGCGCTTGAAATCATGGACATGCTGATTGGTTCCGGCTCGCTGGACGTCATCGTGATCGACTCCGTCGCCGCGCTGGTGCCCCGCGCCGAAATCGAGGGCGACATGGGCGACAGCCACGTCGGCCTGCAGGCCCGCCTGATGAGCCAGGCGCTGCGTAAGATCACCGGCCGGTTGAGCCAGACCAAGACCACCGCAATCTTCATCAACCAGTTGCGCGAGAAGATCGGCGTGTTCTTCGGTTCCCCCGAAACGACCACCGGTGGCAAGGCGCTGAAGTTCTACGCCTCCATCCGCATCGACGTCCGCCGGATCCAGACGCTCAAGGAGGGTGCAGACTCGGTCGGCAACCGGACCAAGGCGAAGATCGTCAAGAACAAGATGGCGCCGCCCTTCAAAATCGCCGAATTCGACATCATCTACGGTCAGGGCATCTCCCGCGAGGGCGGCATCATTGACATGGGTGTCGAGCACGGCCTGATCAAGAAGTCCGGTTCCTGGTTCACCTATGACGGTGACCAGCTGGGCCAGGGTATGGAGAACTCCCGCCGCTTCTTGCGGGACAACCCCGAGCTGGCCGCCGAGCTCGAGCGCCTGATCAAGGAAAAGCTGGGCGTCGGCGTCAAGGCCGCCGACCCGGAAGAGTCACCAAAGCTGAAGGCCGTTGACGGCTTCTAA
- a CDS encoding DUF3046 domain-containing protein — translation MRISDFWRLMDDEFGAGYSRVLSSSLVLAGVGGRTADQALSAGVPPKQVWLAMCDVQDVPVERRLGRDVKPH, via the coding sequence GTGAGAATCAGCGACTTCTGGCGGCTTATGGATGACGAGTTCGGGGCAGGCTATTCCCGTGTCCTCAGCAGCTCCCTCGTGCTGGCCGGCGTCGGCGGCCGCACCGCCGACCAGGCTCTCAGCGCCGGGGTGCCGCCCAAACAGGTGTGGCTGGCCATGTGCGATGTCCAGGACGTCCCCGTCGAGCGGCGTCTCGGCCGCGACGTCAAGCCGCACTGA